Proteins found in one Methanofastidiosum sp. genomic segment:
- a CDS encoding DUF4445 domain-containing protein: MIKITISKLNKKIEIDKKHANLLDILSEVGIEIEAICGGKGKCGKCKVILDNPKSANEITPEEKRILSEDELKKGIRLSCLVKVHDNLSLEIPDSSLQKQLRILCEGISNKIIIDPCVKTEIIKFPKPRLGGEESLFDIIKNENKENILSIDYYAIKELSNKIEYGSEIKLIRYDNEIIDICGIEKKIYGTAVDIGTTTVVIYLIDLEKGKLIDIESILNPQIKYGEDVISRITYSMKNEVDIPNKAIIDGINLMIDKLCERNNIPNQSIYEMTVVGNTAMHHIFLNINPKSLSASPFTPVISKSINIKPRDTGIKINQSGNIHVLPVISGFVGADTVGVLLATEIYKKNEISLAIDIGTNGELVLGNKDKMVSCSCAAGPALEGGHLKFGMRASTGAIESAYIEDGTFDTFYKTINDGNPRGICGSGIIDIVSEMLRVGLLDRSGRIIDIDDERIRKNSSNKQKEFVIEWKENTEINKDITITASDIREIQLAKGAIMTGINILLEKSNINIDQIDNLYLAGAFGNYIDIRNAIRIGLIPDMPLEKIKPVGNAAGEGAKISLLSKERRIEENIINKKIDYIELAAEDNFNQEFVKSLRFP, translated from the coding sequence AAGGTAAATGTGGGAAATGTAAAGTAATCCTCGATAATCCTAAATCTGCTAATGAAATAACGCCAGAAGAAAAGAGGATTCTATCTGAGGATGAGTTAAAAAAAGGTATAAGGCTAAGTTGCCTAGTAAAAGTCCATGATAATCTTTCACTAGAAATTCCCGATTCATCTCTTCAAAAACAGCTAAGAATACTATGTGAGGGTATCTCTAATAAGATAATAATAGACCCATGTGTAAAAACAGAAATAATAAAATTTCCAAAACCACGTTTAGGTGGGGAAGAAAGTCTATTTGACATAATAAAAAATGAAAATAAAGAGAATATTCTTTCAATTGATTATTATGCTATTAAGGAATTATCAAACAAAATAGAATATGGCTCAGAAATTAAATTAATTAGGTACGATAATGAAATTATTGACATATGTGGTATAGAAAAAAAGATTTATGGAACTGCTGTAGACATAGGTACAACAACTGTAGTGATATATCTTATTGATCTCGAAAAAGGAAAATTAATTGATATTGAATCAATTTTAAATCCGCAGATAAAGTATGGCGAAGATGTAATATCTAGAATAACTTATTCAATGAAAAATGAGGTTGATATACCAAATAAGGCTATAATAGATGGGATTAATTTAATGATTGACAAATTATGTGAAAGAAATAATATTCCCAATCAATCTATTTACGAAATGACTGTTGTTGGAAATACAGCGATGCACCATATTTTCCTTAACATTAATCCAAAAAGCCTTTCTGCTTCACCTTTTACTCCAGTTATCTCTAAATCTATTAATATAAAACCACGAGATACGGGAATCAAAATTAACCAATCTGGAAATATCCACGTGCTCCCAGTTATATCTGGATTTGTTGGGGCAGATACTGTGGGGGTATTACTCGCAACTGAAATTTATAAAAAAAATGAAATCTCACTTGCCATTGACATTGGGACAAACGGAGAACTTGTTTTAGGAAATAAAGACAAGATGGTGAGCTGTTCATGCGCTGCAGGTCCGGCTCTTGAAGGGGGACATTTAAAATTTGGTATGAGGGCTTCGACAGGGGCAATAGAATCAGCATATATAGAAGATGGAACTTTTGATACTTTTTATAAGACTATTAATGATGGAAATCCAAGAGGTATATGCGGTTCTGGGATAATTGACATAGTCTCAGAGATGTTAAGGGTTGGATTATTAGATCGAAGTGGAAGAATTATAGACATAGATGACGAAAGAATAAGAAAAAATTCTTCAAATAAGCAGAAAGAATTTGTTATTGAATGGAAAGAAAATACTGAAATCAATAAGGACATTACAATTACGGCATCAGATATTAGAGAAATTCAACTTGCTAAGGGGGCTATTATGACTGGCATTAATATACTTTTAGAAAAATCAAATATTAATATTGATCAAATAGACAATCTTTACCTTGCAGGTGCTTTTGGTAACTATATTGACATAAGGAATGCGATAAGAATTGGCCTTATACCAGACATGCCGCTAGAAAAGATAAAGCCTGTTGGAAATGCTGCGGGCGAGGGTGCAAAAATATCGCTTTTATCAAAAGAAAGAAGGATAGAAGAGAATATTATTAATAAAAAAATAGACTATATTGAGCTTGCGGCTGAAGATAACTTTAATCAAGAATTTGTTAAATCGTTGAGATTCCCATAA